The following are encoded together in the Lathyrus oleraceus cultivar Zhongwan6 chromosome 3, CAAS_Psat_ZW6_1.0, whole genome shotgun sequence genome:
- the LOC127131876 gene encoding uncharacterized protein LOC127131876, whose protein sequence is MEAPRKSNVTYHFFDTKISPLRQIKALIIPDHVGLFRDTYGNILPMVEHLDASQRSLIHTCLQFYDPQLRCFTFQDFQLAPLLEEYDMILGVPLQHCVPFNSDIPPPEHKDIAKALHLEVFVVKENLSSKGGLSGFHLDFVVGKAEECVAQGNWEAVCALLALSVYGIMLFADEPKFVSMSDIHIFLLKNPVPTLLGDFYFSVHNKNEKRRGRLVRCCAPLFHKWLVGHLPNDDAFLNPHQARNWARRLVVLTAKDIRWCNQNTKGGDFVVSCGKYPNVPLLGMKGCINYNPILLRRQLGYALTHAPKDQDLVESFYFPMQDNLELVKQAAGAWRNIHTKGAIVYGKCNNISSSQYDSWLRERARITLLPFSMGEPSDPVIVESVSMVEYNSLKQEKGKADKLNAKLSEGLRKTLCAKKEVEREVQRLNELQKQSNERIAEDADYIRKVCSGEDILKKACKAAKEQLGRAEYRLIERQQRWEELSDRRKQVEIEIRAENEQLKSKENEQHEALRLAEQEIVELKIRAGVKRTKEQDKYKKLEEAVKTRNLLIQGLTEHPTDPVTEAFLKEVRGDSFGLGV, encoded by the coding sequence ATGGAGGCTCCCAGGAAGAGTAATGTGACCTATCATTTCTTTGATACCAAGATCAGCCCATTGCGTCAGATAAAAGCTTTGATTATTCCTGACCATGTGGGTTTATTCCGGGATACTTATGGCAACATCTTGCCTATGGTTGAACACTTGGATGCTTCTCAGAGGAGTCTGATACATACTTGCttgcagttttatgatcctcagttgcgttgcttcacttttcaggattTCCAGTTGGCTCCTTTATTGGAAGAGTATGATATGATCTTGGGTGTTCCTCTACAGCATTGTGTCCCTTTCAACTCCGATATACCTCCACCAGAGCATAAGGATATTGCTAAGGCTCTTCATCTGGAAGTGTTTGTTGTGAAGGAAAATCTCTCTTCTAAGGGAGGTCTGTCTGGTTTTCATCTGGATTTTGTGGTAGGCAAAGCCGAAGAGTGTGTTGCTCAAGGCAATTGGGAGGCTGTGTGTGCTCTGTTAGCATTGAGTGTCTATGGTATTATGCTATTCGCCGATGAACCGAAGTTCGTAAGTATGAGTGATATTCATATCTTTCTGCTAAAGAACCCGGTTCCCACCCTTCTTGGTGATTTCTATTTTTCGGTGCACAATAAGAATGAGAAGAGACGAGGGAGATTGGTCAGATGTTGCGCTCCATTGTTCCATAAGTGGCTCGTGGGGCACTTGCCAAATGACGATGCTTTTCTGAATCCACATCAAGCCAGGAATTGGGCTAGAAGGTTGGTTGTCTTGACTGCTAAAGACATCAGATGGTGTAATCAGAATACCAAAGGTGGCGATTTTGTGGTTAGCTGTGGGAAGTACCCTAATGTACCATTATTGGGTATGAAGGGTTGTATCAACTATAACCCGATTCTTTTGAGAAGACAATTAGGGTATGCCTTGACTCACGCTCCTAAGGATCAAGATCTGGTGGAATCTTTCTACTTCCCAATGCAAGATAATCTAGAATTGGTTAAGCAAGCTGCTGGAGCTTGGAGGAATATTCATACTAAAGGTGCTATTGTCTATGGAAAATGTAACAACATCTCTTCTTCCCAGTATGATAGTTGGTTGCGAGAAAGAGCTCGGATTACTCTTCTACCTTTCTCTATGGGAGAACCATCTGATCCGGTTATTGTTGAGTCTGTCAGCATGGTTGAGTACAACAGTTTGAAGCAAGAAAAGGGAAAAGCCGATAAGTTGAATGCGAAGTTGAGTGAAGGCCTCAGGAAAACTTTGTGCGCTAAGAAAGAAGTTGAGAGAGAAGTTCAAAGATTGAATGAGCTTCAAAAACAAAGCAATGAGAGGATTGCCGAAGATGCTGATTACATCCGTAAAGTCTGTTCAGGTGAGGATATACTGAAGAAAGCTTGCAAGGCTGCTAAGGAGCAGTTAGGAAGAGCTGAATATAGGCTTATTGAGCGCCAGCAAAGGTGGGAAGAATTGTCTGATCGCCGAAAACAGGTTGAGATAGAAATCAGAGCAGAAAATGAGCAGTTGAAGAGTAAGGAGAACGAGCAGCATGAAGCACTTCGATTGGCTGAACAAGAGATCGTCGAACTAAAGATTCGAGCAGGGGTCAAGAGAACAAAAGAACAAGACAAGTACAAGAAATTGGAAGAAGCGGTCAAGACGAGGAATTTGTTGATTCAAGGCCTTACAGAACACCCTACTGACCCGGTTACAGAGGCGTTTCTTAAGGAAGTTCGGGGAGACTCGTTTGGGCTAGGTGTTTGA